In a single window of the Streptomyces sp. HUAS ZL42 genome:
- a CDS encoding DUF2252 domain-containing protein codes for MTTPAERAERGKDARKRVPRSAHARWLPSVDRPDPVAVLERQGRDRLPELLPIRYGRMAASPFAFLRGSAAVMAADLAAHPHTGLTVQLCGDAHLLNFGLYASPERALLFDLNDFDETFPGPFEWDVKRLAASVAVAARENGHSDTKAHRAAIEAAAAYRTAVRRLADEGELAVWYTRLDAEQLLPLAPSAGRRRRVESSLGRARRRTSLQALGKLTEVVDGRRRIIHDPPLLEPAGASDTASLRKIFSDYRSTLSEERRLLLDRYRFVDAARKVVGVGSVGMRCFVVLLAGRDADDPLFLQIKEARKSVLEEYLPSGPYVHPGHRVVAGQRLLQAASDIFLGWMTGPQGRAFYWRQLRDMKGSADVAGMNPADLAAYARLCGTALARAHARSGDRIAIAAYLGAADTFEHAVADFALQYADRTADDHAALGAAVAAGVVTAAPGV; via the coding sequence ATGACCACCCCCGCCGAACGTGCCGAGCGCGGCAAGGACGCCCGCAAACGCGTCCCCCGCTCCGCCCACGCCCGCTGGCTCCCGTCCGTCGACAGGCCCGACCCCGTCGCCGTACTGGAGCGGCAGGGGCGGGACCGGCTGCCCGAGCTGCTGCCGATCCGGTACGGGCGGATGGCCGCCTCACCGTTCGCGTTCCTGCGCGGCTCGGCCGCCGTGATGGCCGCCGACTTGGCCGCGCACCCGCACACCGGCCTCACCGTGCAGCTGTGCGGCGATGCCCACCTGCTCAACTTCGGCCTGTACGCCTCCCCCGAACGCGCCCTCCTGTTCGACCTCAACGACTTCGACGAGACGTTCCCCGGCCCCTTCGAGTGGGACGTCAAACGGCTCGCCGCCTCCGTCGCGGTCGCCGCCCGCGAGAACGGGCACAGCGACACCAAGGCCCACAGGGCCGCCATCGAGGCGGCGGCCGCCTACCGCACCGCCGTCCGCCGCCTGGCCGACGAAGGCGAACTCGCCGTCTGGTACACACGCCTCGACGCCGAACAGCTGCTGCCCCTCGCCCCCTCCGCCGGCCGGCGCCGCCGCGTCGAGTCCAGCCTCGGCCGCGCCCGCCGCCGCACCAGCCTCCAGGCTCTGGGCAAGCTGACAGAGGTCGTGGACGGGCGGCGTCGCATCATCCACGACCCGCCGCTCCTGGAACCCGCCGGCGCCTCCGACACGGCCTCCCTGCGGAAGATCTTCAGCGACTACCGCTCGACCCTCTCCGAGGAGCGCCGCCTCCTCCTCGACCGCTACCGCTTCGTCGACGCGGCCCGCAAGGTCGTCGGCGTCGGCAGCGTGGGCATGCGCTGCTTCGTCGTACTGCTGGCCGGGCGGGACGCCGACGACCCGCTGTTCCTGCAGATCAAGGAGGCCAGGAAGTCCGTCCTGGAGGAGTATCTGCCGAGCGGGCCGTATGTCCACCCCGGGCACCGGGTCGTCGCAGGGCAGCGGCTGCTGCAGGCCGCGAGCGACATCTTCCTGGGGTGGATGACCGGGCCCCAGGGACGCGCCTTCTACTGGCGGCAACTGCGCGACATGAAGGGATCCGCCGACGTCGCCGGGATGAACCCGGCCGACCTGGCGGCGTACGCCCGGCTGTGCGGCACCGCCCTGGCCCGCGCCCACGCCCGCTCCGGCGACCGCATCGCCATCGCCGCCTACCTCGGCGCCGCCGACACCTTCGAACACGCCGTCGCCGACTTCGCCCTCCAGTACGCCGACCGGACCGCCGACGACCACGCGGCCCTCGGCGCGGCGGTCGCGGCGGGGGTGGTGACGGCGGCGCCGGGAGTCTGA
- the htpX gene encoding zinc metalloprotease HtpX — MQSRFRSDRRLTVRMTVTLFLLGLLYVAFVAALIVVLKSWVLVVVIAAGFLGAQYWFSDRIALFAMRGRVVEREEYPELHAVIDRLCAIADMPKPVVAVSSMDMPNAFATGRNPDNAVVCVTTGLLRRLEPAELEGVLAHEMSHVAHKDVAVITIASFLGVIAGLIVRFAFYSQLFGGGRRDQNTAAVFAVVMGVSAAVYALSFLLIRALSRYRELAADRAAALLTGRPSALASALTKVSGDIARIPSKDLRTAQAFNAFYFTPATGSEPGIERIFSTHPTLQQRLDQLGRISAELGEAAKPGKAG, encoded by the coding sequence ATGCAGAGCCGTTTCCGGAGCGATCGGCGGCTGACCGTGCGGATGACGGTCACGCTGTTTCTGCTCGGACTGCTGTACGTGGCCTTCGTCGCCGCGTTGATCGTGGTGCTGAAGTCCTGGGTGCTGGTCGTCGTGATCGCGGCGGGTTTCCTCGGCGCGCAGTACTGGTTCTCCGACCGGATCGCGCTGTTCGCGATGCGCGGGCGGGTCGTGGAGCGGGAGGAGTATCCAGAGCTGCATGCGGTGATCGACCGGCTGTGTGCGATCGCGGACATGCCCAAGCCCGTCGTCGCCGTTTCCAGCATGGACATGCCCAACGCGTTCGCCACCGGACGGAATCCCGACAACGCCGTGGTGTGTGTGACCACCGGACTGCTGCGGCGGCTGGAGCCCGCCGAACTCGAGGGCGTGCTCGCGCACGAGATGTCGCACGTGGCCCACAAGGACGTCGCCGTGATCACGATCGCGTCGTTCCTCGGCGTGATCGCGGGGCTGATCGTGCGGTTCGCCTTCTACTCACAGCTGTTCGGAGGCGGGCGCAGGGATCAGAACACCGCCGCCGTGTTCGCCGTGGTGATGGGGGTGTCGGCAGCCGTGTACGCCCTCAGTTTCCTGCTGATACGGGCCCTGTCCCGGTACCGTGAGCTGGCGGCGGACCGGGCGGCCGCTCTGCTCACCGGCCGGCCCTCGGCGCTGGCCTCCGCGCTCACCAAGGTCTCCGGCGACATCGCCCGGATTCCCTCGAAGGACCTGCGTACGGCCCAGGCCTTCAACGCCTTCTACTTCACCCCGGCGACCGGATCCGAGCCCGGCATCGAGCGGATCTTCTCCACCCACCCGACGCTGCAGCAACGGCTCGACCAACTGGGCCGTATCTCCGCAGAGTTGGGCGAGGCGGCGAAGCCCGGGAAGGCGGGCTGA
- the glnA gene encoding type I glutamate--ammonia ligase: MFQNADEAKKFIADEDVKFVDVRFCDLPGVMQHFTVPVEAFDPDDELAFDGSSIRGFQAIHESDMALRADLSTARVDPFRRDKTLNINFFIHDPITGEQYSRDPRNVAKKAEAYLASTGIADTAYFGPEAEFYVFDSVRFATSANESFYHIDSEAGAWNTGALEDNRGYKVRYKGGYFPVPPVDHFADLRAEISLELGKAGLQVERQHHEVGTAGQAEINYKFNTLLAAADDLQLFKYIVKNVAWRNGKTATFMPKPIFGDNGSGMHVHQSLWSSGEPLFYDEQGYAGLSDTARYYIGGILKHAPSLLAFTNPTVNSYHRLVPGFEAPVNLVYSQRNRSAAMRIPITGSNPKAKRVEFRAPDSSGNPYLAFSALLLAGLDGIKNKIEPAEPIDKDLYELAPEEHAGVPQVPTSLPAVLDSLEADHDFLLQGDVFTPDLIETWIDYKRANEIAPLQLRPHPHEFELYFDV, translated from the coding sequence ATGTTCCAGAACGCCGACGAGGCCAAGAAGTTCATCGCGGACGAGGACGTCAAGTTCGTCGACGTCCGCTTCTGCGACCTGCCGGGCGTGATGCAGCACTTCACGGTGCCCGTCGAGGCGTTCGACCCGGACGACGAGCTCGCCTTCGACGGATCCTCGATCCGTGGCTTCCAGGCCATTCACGAGTCGGACATGGCCCTGCGCGCCGACCTGTCGACGGCGCGTGTGGACCCGTTCCGCCGCGACAAGACCCTCAACATCAACTTCTTCATCCACGACCCGATCACGGGTGAGCAGTACTCCCGTGACCCGCGCAACGTGGCGAAGAAGGCCGAGGCGTACCTGGCGTCGACCGGTATCGCGGACACCGCGTACTTCGGTCCCGAGGCCGAGTTCTACGTCTTCGACTCCGTGCGCTTCGCGACCAGCGCGAACGAGTCCTTCTACCACATCGACTCCGAGGCGGGTGCCTGGAACACCGGCGCCCTCGAGGACAACCGTGGTTACAAGGTCCGTTACAAGGGCGGCTACTTCCCGGTCCCGCCGGTCGACCACTTCGCCGACCTGCGCGCCGAGATCTCCCTGGAGCTGGGCAAGGCCGGTCTCCAGGTCGAGCGCCAGCACCACGAGGTCGGCACCGCCGGCCAGGCCGAGATCAACTACAAGTTCAACACGCTGCTCGCGGCCGCGGACGACCTGCAGCTGTTCAAGTACATCGTGAAGAACGTGGCCTGGCGCAACGGCAAGACCGCGACCTTCATGCCGAAGCCGATCTTCGGTGACAACGGCTCGGGCATGCACGTCCACCAGTCGCTGTGGAGCAGCGGCGAGCCGCTGTTCTACGACGAGCAGGGCTACGCCGGCCTGTCGGACACCGCCCGCTACTACATCGGCGGCATCCTCAAGCACGCCCCGTCGCTGCTGGCCTTCACCAACCCGACGGTGAACTCGTACCACCGTCTGGTGCCGGGCTTCGAGGCGCCGGTCAACCTGGTGTACTCGCAGCGCAACCGCTCCGCGGCCATGCGTATCCCGATCACGGGCTCCAACCCGAAGGCCAAGCGCGTCGAGTTCCGTGCGCCCGACTCCTCCGGCAACCCGTACCTGGCCTTCTCGGCCCTGCTGCTCGCGGGTCTGGACGGCATCAAGAACAAGATCGAGCCGGCCGAGCCGATCGACAAGGACCTGTACGAGCTGGCTCCCGAGGAGCACGCGGGCGTGCCGCAGGTCCCGACCTCGCTCCCGGCCGTCCTCGACTCCCTCGAGGCCGACCACGACTTCCTCCTCCAGGGCGACGTCTTCACGCCGGACCTGATCGAGACGTGGATCGACTACAAGCGCGCGAACGAGATCGCCCCGCTGCAGCTGCGTCCGCACCCGCACGAGTTCGAGCTCTACTTCGACGTGTGA
- a CDS encoding RDD family protein → MDKRQAIGSWLSGPRAAAEEAGVEFGYRGEQLGLPEEGPGSLARPGRRLGALAVDWGVSLLIAYGLITDGYDQATGNWALLIFFALHVLTVGTVGFTPGKRLFGLRVVTQDTGTVNPLRVLLRSVLLCLAIPPLIWDRDGRGLHDRLARTVEVRI, encoded by the coding sequence GTGGACAAGAGGCAAGCAATCGGATCGTGGCTGTCCGGCCCCCGCGCGGCCGCTGAGGAAGCCGGTGTCGAGTTCGGATACCGGGGTGAGCAACTCGGCCTGCCGGAGGAGGGACCGGGCTCCCTCGCCCGCCCGGGACGGCGCCTCGGAGCGCTGGCCGTGGACTGGGGTGTCAGCCTCTTGATCGCATACGGTCTGATCACCGACGGCTATGACCAGGCGACCGGCAACTGGGCCCTGCTCATCTTCTTCGCACTTCACGTCCTCACGGTCGGCACGGTGGGCTTCACACCGGGTAAGCGGCTGTTCGGTCTCCGCGTGGTCACCCAGGACACCGGCACCGTCAACCCGCTGCGCGTCCTCCTGCGCAGCGTCCTCCTCTGCCTCGCCATCCCGCCCCTCATCTGGGACCGCGACGGCCGGGGCCTGCACGACCGGCTGGCGCGCACCGTGGAAGTGCGCATCTAG
- a CDS encoding DUF4191 domain-containing protein, whose translation MARKEPAADAANPGRLKQIALTYKMTRRADKKIGLVLAAIGIVTLGVFLAIGFLIGHPIYLGILGFLLAFLAMAIVFGRRAERAAFGQMEGQPGAAAAVLDNIGRGWTTTPAVAINRSQDVVHRAVGKAGIVLVAEGNPNRVKSLLAAEKKKMARIVADVPVHDVIVGTGEGQVELKKLRTTLLKFPRVLTGPQVTATTDRLRAMGDLMSNMPLPKGPMPKGMRLPKGGPKAR comes from the coding sequence ATGGCGAGGAAGGAACCTGCAGCGGACGCTGCGAATCCCGGGCGACTGAAGCAGATCGCCCTGACCTACAAGATGACCCGCAGGGCCGACAAGAAGATCGGTCTTGTACTCGCGGCTATCGGAATCGTCACCCTCGGTGTCTTCCTCGCGATCGGTTTCTTGATCGGTCACCCCATCTATCTCGGCATCCTGGGCTTCCTGCTCGCCTTCCTCGCGATGGCGATCGTGTTCGGGCGCCGGGCCGAGCGGGCCGCCTTCGGGCAGATGGAGGGTCAGCCGGGCGCCGCCGCGGCCGTGCTCGACAACATCGGCCGGGGCTGGACGACGACCCCCGCGGTGGCGATCAACCGCAGCCAGGACGTGGTGCACCGTGCCGTCGGCAAGGCCGGCATCGTCCTGGTCGCCGAGGGCAACCCGAACCGGGTGAAGAGCCTGCTGGCCGCCGAGAAGAAGAAGATGGCCCGCATCGTCGCGGACGTGCCGGTGCACGACGTGATCGTCGGCACGGGCGAGGGCCAGGTCGAGCTGAAGAAGCTGCGCACCACCCTGCTGAAGTTCCCGCGGGTCCTGACCGGTCCGCAGGTGACGGCGACCACCGACCGGCTGCGCGCCATGGGCGACCTGATGAGCAACATGCCGCTGCCGAAGGGGCCGATGCCGAAGGGCATGCGGCTGCCGAAGGGCGGGCCGAAGGCCCGCTGA
- the lipA gene encoding lipoyl synthase has protein sequence MSAVAPDGRKMLRLEVRNSQTPIERKPEWIKTRAKMGPEYTKMQNLVKSEGLHTVCQEAGCPNIYECWEDREATFLIGGDQCTRRCDFCQIDTGKPEALDRDEPRRVGESVVTMDLNYATITGVARDDLEDGGAWLYAETVRQIHRQTAEREGGRTKVELLAPDFNAVPEQLEEVFSSRPEVFAHNVETVPRIFKRIRPGFRYDRSLKVITAARDHGLVTKSNLILGMGETREEVGEALKQLHDAGCELVTITQYLRPSVRHHPVERWVKPQEFVELKEEAEQIGFSGVMSGPLVRSSYRAGRLYQMAVEKRGAYVASQAV, from the coding sequence GTGTCCGCAGTCGCACCCGACGGACGCAAGATGCTGCGCCTGGAGGTCCGCAACAGCCAGACCCCCATCGAGCGCAAGCCCGAGTGGATCAAGACCCGGGCGAAAATGGGTCCCGAGTACACAAAGATGCAGAACCTCGTGAAGAGCGAGGGCCTGCACACGGTCTGCCAGGAAGCCGGCTGCCCCAACATCTACGAGTGCTGGGAAGACCGCGAGGCCACCTTCCTCATCGGCGGCGACCAGTGCACGCGCCGCTGCGACTTCTGCCAGATCGACACCGGCAAGCCCGAGGCGCTCGACCGCGACGAGCCCCGGCGCGTGGGTGAGTCCGTGGTCACCATGGACCTCAACTACGCGACCATCACCGGCGTCGCGCGCGACGACCTCGAGGACGGCGGCGCCTGGCTCTACGCCGAGACCGTACGGCAGATCCACCGGCAGACCGCCGAACGCGAGGGCGGGCGGACGAAGGTGGAGTTGCTCGCTCCCGACTTCAACGCCGTTCCCGAACAGCTCGAAGAGGTCTTCTCCTCCCGGCCAGAGGTCTTCGCGCACAACGTGGAGACCGTCCCGCGGATCTTCAAGCGGATCCGGCCCGGCTTCCGTTACGACCGTTCCCTGAAGGTGATCACCGCGGCACGCGACCACGGCCTCGTCACCAAGTCCAACCTCATCCTCGGCATGGGCGAGACCCGCGAGGAGGTCGGCGAGGCGCTCAAGCAACTGCACGACGCCGGCTGCGAGTTGGTCACCATCACCCAGTACCTGCGCCCGTCCGTGCGCCACCATCCCGTCGAACGCTGGGTCAAGCCGCAGGAGTTCGTGGAGCTGAAGGAGGAGGCCGAGCAGATCGGCTTCTCGGGTGTGATGTCCGGGCCGCTGGTGCGGTCCTCGTACCGTGCCGGGCGGCTGTACCAGATGGCCGTGGAGAAGCGTGGCGCGTACGTCGCCTCGCAGGCCGTCTGA
- the lipB gene encoding lipoyl(octanoyl) transferase LipB → MSELRFVRMGFGAEAVEYQEAWDEQRRVHAARFADEVPDTVLLLEHPPVYTAGRRTADNERPLDGTPVIDVDRGGKITWHGPGQLVGYPIQKLPRPVDVVAHVRRLEEALIRTCAEFGLETTRVEGRSGVWVLGDPVEQRPSFGGLSLDFDPRLQDEEFDPRMNGPEYAPSNAGQRREDRKIAAIGIRVAKGVTMHGFALNVNPDNRWFDRIIPCGIRDAGVASLANELGRDVTIEEVLPVVERHLAEVLGNAELKPREVERASA, encoded by the coding sequence GTGAGTGAGCTGCGGTTCGTCCGCATGGGGTTCGGTGCGGAGGCGGTCGAGTACCAGGAGGCCTGGGACGAGCAGCGCCGCGTGCACGCGGCGCGGTTCGCCGACGAGGTTCCGGACACCGTGCTGCTTCTGGAACACCCTCCCGTCTACACGGCGGGCCGCCGCACGGCGGACAACGAGCGGCCCCTCGACGGCACGCCGGTCATCGACGTGGACCGCGGCGGCAAGATCACCTGGCACGGGCCGGGCCAGCTGGTCGGCTACCCGATCCAGAAGCTCCCGCGTCCGGTGGACGTCGTCGCGCACGTACGGCGGCTGGAGGAGGCGCTGATCCGCACCTGCGCGGAGTTCGGACTGGAGACCACCCGGGTCGAGGGCCGCAGCGGCGTATGGGTGCTGGGCGACCCGGTGGAGCAGCGGCCGTCCTTCGGCGGGCTGTCCCTGGACTTCGACCCCCGTCTGCAGGACGAGGAGTTCGACCCGCGGATGAACGGGCCGGAGTACGCGCCGTCCAACGCGGGGCAGCGTCGCGAGGACCGCAAGATCGCGGCGATCGGCATCCGTGTCGCGAAGGGCGTCACGATGCACGGCTTCGCGCTGAACGTGAACCCCGACAACAGGTGGTTCGACCGGATCATCCCGTGCGGGATCCGCGACGCCGGCGTCGCGTCTCTGGCGAACGAGCTGGGGCGGGACGTGACGATCGAGGAGGTGCTGCCGGTGGTGGAGCGGCATCTGGCGGAGGTGCTGGGCAATGCGGAGCTGAAGCCGCGGGAGGTCGAGCGGGCGTCGGCCTAG